From Gimesia panareensis, the proteins below share one genomic window:
- a CDS encoding DUF1553 domain-containing protein — protein MRTLLRSSLLFWSVFLALTINVCRAENDLTKNSVTAAKIDFSRDIRPILSENCFHCHGPDPKHREGDLRLDVAEAAKADAIVPGHSDQSEFYKRISSNDSDLIMPPADSNKELTPEQKLLLKRWIDEGAEWTSHWSFLAPKKSALPTVKNSQWVRNPIDQFVLAKLESEQLRPSREASRRTLIRRLTYDLTGLPPTISEIDQFLHDESPDAYEKLVNRLLSSKKYGERMALMWLDAARYGDTSVYHADGPRDMWAWRDRIVQMYNENVPFDQFSTEQLAGDLLPNASPLQKVSSGFNRNNGTTDEGGLIPEEYRVEYAVDRVKTTSTVWLGLSMECAQCHEHKYDPISHEDYYRFFGFFNISADAGSQTRNGNAKPTVDLVDPEKQKILPGVRTRIKENELQLAARQKSVEPQFTAWLVEKEKKQQSAPSPIEGQILHFRLDEGQGNQVVDQLDQKRKGTIQGKVDWTKSPYDQGLHFDGTTFVDLGEVCNFERTDSFSYGGWINLDPKGSGAMLAKMDDANSYRGYDILISGEQISVHIINTWPTNAIKVTTKKKLKPSTWQHVFVTYDGSSKAQGVKIYVDGELWDWKIEQDRLTDTIRTAKTLLIGSRHPSSRLKGTIDEVSVFNRVLSQSEVETLTKQLPITTILAVSPEKRTKEQQQQLRNYYLEREDAEYIALVKKQQELKAEESNLLKPLTSVMIMGDMSKPRDTFILNRGAYDAPTEHKVEPGTPAVLPPMPKDAPQNRLGLAQWLFAENHPLTARVAVNRYWQMLFGTGLVTTPEDFGSQGAFPSHPQLLDWLAVDFRESGWDVKRMLKQIVMSSTYRQTSDVPRVAYLRDPANRLLARGARFRLQGEMIRDSALQISGLLNPQMGGPGVKPYQPPGLWKEVGLGGNPKFVQDHGDKLYRRSLYTYWKRSAPPPSMQIFDAPTREKCTIRRPRTNTPLQALVTMNDVQYVEAARHLAERMLKEGGATSAEQVGFAFLLATAREPHSTERAVLLDVYEESLKHYQAHPQAAEELLKAGESPRDKNLNVPQLAAWTVVANMILNLDETLTRE, from the coding sequence ATGCGCACGCTGCTTCGATCCAGCCTCTTATTTTGGTCAGTTTTTCTCGCTCTGACGATCAATGTCTGTCGTGCGGAAAATGATCTGACGAAGAATTCCGTCACCGCTGCGAAAATCGATTTCAGCCGTGATATTCGACCGATTCTTTCTGAAAACTGCTTTCATTGCCATGGTCCCGATCCGAAGCATCGTGAAGGAGATCTGCGACTGGACGTGGCTGAGGCGGCAAAAGCTGACGCGATCGTTCCCGGGCATTCCGATCAAAGTGAATTTTATAAACGGATCAGCAGCAATGATTCTGATCTGATTATGCCTCCCGCTGATTCGAACAAAGAGTTAACTCCCGAGCAGAAGTTATTGCTCAAACGCTGGATTGATGAGGGAGCCGAATGGACCAGTCACTGGTCATTTCTCGCTCCGAAAAAATCCGCATTACCCACAGTCAAAAACAGCCAGTGGGTGCGGAATCCGATCGACCAGTTTGTACTGGCAAAACTGGAATCAGAGCAGTTGCGGCCCTCGAGGGAAGCCAGCCGCCGTACCTTGATCCGTCGACTGACGTATGATCTGACCGGACTGCCCCCTACCATTTCCGAGATTGATCAGTTTCTGCATGACGAATCTCCCGACGCTTATGAAAAACTGGTGAACCGCCTGTTAAGTTCAAAAAAGTATGGCGAACGCATGGCTTTAATGTGGCTGGACGCAGCCCGCTATGGTGATACGAGCGTGTATCATGCGGACGGCCCACGTGATATGTGGGCCTGGCGCGATCGCATCGTGCAGATGTATAACGAAAATGTTCCCTTTGACCAGTTTTCAACGGAGCAACTGGCGGGAGATTTACTTCCCAATGCCAGCCCCTTACAAAAGGTCTCCTCAGGATTTAATCGGAATAACGGGACCACCGATGAAGGTGGCCTGATTCCGGAAGAGTACCGCGTGGAGTACGCCGTTGACAGAGTCAAAACAACGTCCACGGTCTGGTTGGGACTCAGCATGGAATGTGCTCAATGTCATGAACATAAATACGATCCGATTTCACACGAAGACTATTACCGCTTCTTCGGGTTTTTCAATATCAGCGCCGACGCCGGAAGTCAGACACGGAACGGGAATGCCAAACCAACGGTAGATCTGGTTGATCCGGAAAAACAGAAAATACTCCCGGGGGTGCGTACCAGAATCAAAGAAAACGAACTGCAGCTCGCCGCGCGTCAAAAGTCGGTCGAACCTCAGTTTACCGCCTGGCTGGTGGAAAAAGAAAAAAAGCAACAATCCGCGCCATCCCCAATTGAAGGACAGATCCTGCATTTCAGGCTGGATGAAGGCCAGGGAAACCAGGTTGTCGATCAACTGGACCAGAAACGTAAAGGGACTATTCAAGGAAAGGTAGACTGGACAAAGTCTCCTTACGATCAGGGGCTTCATTTTGACGGCACGACCTTTGTCGATCTGGGCGAAGTCTGTAATTTTGAACGGACAGATTCATTTTCCTACGGTGGCTGGATCAATCTCGACCCCAAAGGATCCGGCGCGATGTTGGCGAAAATGGATGATGCCAACAGTTATCGCGGGTACGATATTCTCATCTCAGGCGAACAAATCTCCGTGCATATCATCAATACCTGGCCGACGAATGCCATTAAGGTGACAACGAAGAAAAAACTCAAACCGTCGACCTGGCAGCATGTGTTTGTGACCTACGATGGTTCATCCAAAGCACAGGGGGTAAAAATCTATGTGGACGGTGAGTTGTGGGACTGGAAGATTGAGCAGGATCGCTTAACGGATACCATCCGCACGGCGAAAACGTTACTGATCGGCAGTCGGCACCCCAGTTCCCGTCTCAAGGGAACCATTGATGAAGTCTCAGTCTTCAATCGGGTACTCAGTCAATCTGAAGTCGAAACACTCACGAAGCAACTTCCGATTACGACCATCCTGGCGGTCTCTCCTGAAAAACGAACGAAAGAGCAACAGCAGCAGTTGCGCAACTACTACCTGGAACGGGAAGACGCAGAATATATTGCGTTAGTCAAGAAACAGCAGGAATTAAAAGCCGAAGAGTCAAATCTTCTCAAACCGCTGACGTCAGTCATGATCATGGGAGACATGTCTAAACCGCGGGATACCTTTATTCTCAATCGCGGCGCTTATGATGCGCCTACCGAACATAAAGTCGAACCGGGTACACCAGCGGTTTTGCCGCCGATGCCCAAAGACGCCCCCCAGAACCGCCTGGGTTTAGCACAATGGCTCTTTGCCGAGAATCATCCTCTCACGGCGCGCGTCGCTGTGAACCGGTACTGGCAAATGCTGTTCGGGACAGGCCTGGTCACGACACCGGAAGATTTCGGTTCGCAGGGCGCCTTCCCCAGTCATCCGCAATTGCTGGACTGGCTGGCTGTTGATTTCAGGGAATCCGGCTGGGATGTCAAGCGGATGCTCAAACAAATAGTAATGTCGTCTACGTATCGGCAGACATCGGATGTCCCGCGGGTTGCCTATTTACGAGATCCCGCGAATCGACTGCTGGCACGCGGTGCACGTTTTCGGTTGCAGGGAGAAATGATCCGCGACAGCGCACTTCAGATCAGCGGCTTACTCAACCCCCAAATGGGAGGCCCGGGAGTCAAACCCTATCAGCCACCCGGACTCTGGAAAGAAGTGGGTTTGGGCGGAAATCCCAAATTCGTGCAGGACCACGGCGACAAACTGTATCGCCGCAGCTTATACACCTACTGGAAACGATCCGCGCCTCCGCCGTCGATGCAGATCTTTGATGCACCGACACGGGAGAAGTGCACGATCCGACGGCCTCGCACCAATACGCCTCTGCAGGCCTTAGTCACGATGAATGATGTCCAATACGTGGAAGCAGCCCGCCATCTGGCAGAACGCATGCTGAAAGAAGGGGGAGCAACCAGTGCTGAACAGGTTGGTTTTGCCTTTTTACTGGCAACCGCCAGAGAGCCCCACTCAACAGAAAGAGCAGTACTTCTGGATGTTTACGAGGAAAGCCTGAAACACTATCAGGCCCATCCTCAAGCGGCTGAAGAACTGCTCAAAGCCGGTGAGTCGCCTCGTGATAAAAATCTGAATGTCCCTCAACTGGCGGCCTGGACGGTCGTGGCCAACATGATTCTCAACCTGGACGAAACTTTAACTCGTGAGTAA
- a CDS encoding CocE/NonD family hydrolase: MVFSWKLQGSRIAFIVAAVIPLFSSLVTAQPPQPGEYSPVKYTVIEERNCDAPMRDGVQLKIDIFRPQAEGRFPAILQQTPYNKNGQAARAKNFASRGYVVINVDSRGRFESGGEWDPFSPKHKTDGYDLVQWIAAQPWCTGSVGTYGLSYMGWTQWWTASQSPPALKAIVPEVAPPDNFYNCPYQSGIFVCWMMDWAGSMSDRLPYSAGPGAYGGFAVNREKAYDRLPYIDFDKTRNYKPNAWWRKWILQNTADGEYWRAIAYQTPESYAKVKVPSLAISGWFDANFPGTPMNYLAMKQYGGTPAARHPRIVIGPWQHIINRYRKAADVDFGEQAIIDWDGYILRWFDYHLKGIENGVLKDPPVHVFVMGRNKWRAAQDWPLPQTQFTKYYLRSGGKANSSDGDGTLSTQPPGNEQADRYVYDPHHPTPSAPFTNGHIDGPRDISKSAARSDVLVYDTPVLTEDVELVGPITARLFAATSALDTDWMIRLADVHPDGRSLFLGEGVMRARHRDPERHGAFNPHKLSMIEPNQPYEYQIDFWRPTGNVFARGHRIRIEISSSYYPYYLRNPNTDEDNLGLATKFQIAKQTIFHDAARPSHVVLPVIPVDK, from the coding sequence ATGGTCTTCTCTTGGAAACTTCAGGGCAGTCGGATCGCGTTTATCGTTGCTGCGGTCATTCCACTTTTCAGTTCACTCGTGACGGCGCAACCGCCGCAACCGGGCGAATATTCGCCTGTCAAGTACACTGTCATCGAAGAACGCAACTGCGATGCCCCCATGCGAGATGGTGTTCAGTTGAAGATTGATATCTTCCGTCCCCAGGCGGAGGGTCGTTTTCCCGCCATCCTGCAGCAAACGCCCTACAACAAAAACGGGCAGGCGGCACGGGCGAAGAATTTTGCCTCACGCGGTTATGTGGTGATCAATGTTGATTCACGTGGTCGTTTTGAATCGGGCGGTGAATGGGACCCGTTTTCACCAAAACATAAAACGGATGGCTACGATCTGGTGCAGTGGATTGCCGCGCAGCCGTGGTGCACTGGCAGTGTGGGGACCTACGGGCTGTCATACATGGGCTGGACGCAGTGGTGGACGGCTTCGCAGTCGCCACCGGCTTTAAAAGCCATCGTACCCGAAGTCGCGCCTCCCGACAATTTTTATAATTGTCCCTATCAAAGCGGGATCTTCGTCTGCTGGATGATGGACTGGGCAGGTTCGATGTCCGACCGTTTGCCCTACAGCGCCGGTCCCGGTGCATACGGCGGCTTTGCTGTCAATCGCGAAAAAGCGTATGACCGGCTCCCCTACATCGACTTCGACAAAACCCGGAACTACAAACCCAATGCATGGTGGCGGAAGTGGATTTTACAAAACACCGCCGACGGCGAATACTGGCGGGCCATTGCTTATCAGACCCCTGAAAGTTATGCGAAAGTGAAAGTTCCCTCCCTGGCAATTTCCGGATGGTTCGACGCAAACTTTCCTGGCACGCCGATGAACTATCTGGCAATGAAGCAATATGGCGGTACGCCCGCCGCGCGTCACCCGCGGATCGTAATAGGTCCCTGGCAGCACATTATTAACCGATATCGAAAAGCTGCCGATGTCGATTTTGGCGAGCAGGCGATCATCGACTGGGACGGTTATATTCTGCGCTGGTTCGATTATCATTTGAAAGGAATCGAGAACGGCGTGTTGAAAGATCCGCCCGTCCACGTGTTCGTGATGGGGCGCAACAAGTGGCGTGCCGCCCAGGACTGGCCGTTGCCGCAGACGCAGTTCACTAAATACTATCTGCGGAGCGGTGGGAAAGCGAACTCTTCCGACGGTGATGGCACGCTGAGTACGCAGCCTCCTGGTAATGAGCAGGCTGACCGGTATGTCTACGATCCGCACCACCCGACCCCCTCGGCTCCTTTTACCAACGGCCATATTGACGGACCGCGCGACATCAGCAAGTCGGCAGCGCGGAGTGATGTGCTGGTCTACGACACGCCGGTGTTGACAGAGGATGTCGAACTGGTCGGTCCGATCACGGCCCGCCTGTTTGCCGCTACGAGTGCGCTCGACACCGACTGGATGATCCGTTTAGCCGATGTGCATCCCGACGGCCGATCCCTGTTCCTGGGGGAAGGCGTCATGCGGGCCCGCCATCGCGATCCCGAACGTCATGGGGCATTCAATCCGCATAAACTCAGCATGATCGAACCGAATCAGCCGTACGAATACCAGATTGATTTCTGGCGACCGACGGGCAATGTTTTCGCGCGCGGGCATCGGATCCGCATTGAGATCTCCAGCAGCTACTATCCGTACTACCTCCGAAATCCCAATACGGACGAAGACAATCTCGGCCTGGCGACAAAGTTCCAGATTGCGAAGCAAACGATCTTTCACGATGCAGCAAGGCCTTCGCATGTTGTCCTGCCGGTAATTCCAGTGGACAAGTAA
- a CDS encoding DUF1501 domain-containing protein: protein MNPLEEYQRQLTRRQLLSRSRGCLGAAALASLLGDVPRLSAASQSNPDQRGLPGLPHFAPKAKRVIYLFMAGGPSHIDLFDYKPELKKIHGKELPDSIRKGQRLTGMTSGQKAFPCVAPMFNFKRYGERGTWINSDILPHTASIADDIAIIRTMNTEAINHDPAITYINTGTQQLGRPSFGAWLSYGLGSPNKDLPAYVVMISVGNAPGQALYSRLWSSGNLPSRHQGVQFRSAGDPVLFLSDPKGLDRGLRRKMLDGLAKLNEEKSQLSGDPEIEARIAQYEMAYRMQTSVPGLMDLSGETKATFEMYGPDSEKKGTFASNCILARRMAERGVPFIQLFQRGWDQHGNLPKAIRNNCDKVDQPAAALVKDLKQRGLLDDTVVIFGGEFGRTIYSQGTLTKDNHGRDHHGRCFSTWVAGGGFKPGIDYGETDDYCYNIVKDPVHINDLNASVLHCLGIDHNRFSVKYQGLDLKLTGVDGAQVVKGLLS from the coding sequence ATGAATCCTCTGGAAGAATACCAGCGACAGTTAACACGTCGACAGTTATTGTCACGCTCCCGTGGATGTCTGGGGGCGGCGGCACTGGCCTCGTTACTGGGAGACGTACCCAGACTCTCCGCTGCCAGCCAGTCCAATCCGGATCAGCGAGGGCTCCCCGGCTTACCTCACTTTGCCCCCAAAGCGAAACGGGTGATTTATCTCTTCATGGCCGGTGGTCCCAGTCATATTGACCTGTTTGATTACAAGCCTGAGTTGAAGAAGATTCATGGAAAGGAACTGCCTGATTCAATTCGAAAAGGGCAACGACTCACGGGCATGACCAGCGGTCAAAAAGCGTTTCCCTGTGTCGCACCCATGTTCAATTTTAAACGCTACGGCGAACGGGGAACCTGGATCAATTCAGACATCCTGCCCCACACTGCTTCCATCGCAGACGACATCGCGATTATCCGCACCATGAATACGGAAGCCATCAACCATGATCCTGCGATTACCTACATCAATACGGGAACACAACAACTGGGACGTCCCAGTTTCGGCGCGTGGCTGAGTTATGGATTAGGCAGCCCGAACAAAGATCTGCCCGCTTATGTGGTGATGATTTCCGTCGGTAATGCACCAGGGCAGGCACTCTATTCACGGCTCTGGAGCAGCGGCAACCTGCCCTCACGGCACCAGGGAGTTCAGTTTCGTAGTGCCGGTGACCCCGTTCTATTTCTTTCTGATCCCAAAGGACTGGACAGAGGGCTGCGTCGCAAAATGCTGGATGGACTGGCGAAGCTCAATGAAGAAAAATCCCAGCTGTCGGGTGATCCGGAGATTGAAGCACGCATTGCACAATACGAAATGGCGTATCGGATGCAGACCTCGGTACCCGGTTTAATGGACTTGAGCGGAGAAACGAAAGCGACGTTTGAGATGTACGGCCCCGATTCAGAAAAGAAAGGCACGTTCGCTTCGAATTGCATTCTCGCACGTCGGATGGCGGAACGTGGCGTGCCTTTCATTCAACTCTTTCAGCGGGGCTGGGATCAACACGGGAATCTCCCTAAAGCCATTCGCAATAATTGTGACAAGGTGGATCAGCCCGCAGCCGCCCTCGTGAAAGATCTAAAACAACGGGGATTATTAGACGATACCGTTGTCATCTTCGGTGGAGAATTCGGTCGCACGATTTACAGTCAGGGAACGTTGACGAAAGACAATCACGGGCGTGACCACCACGGACGTTGTTTCTCAACCTGGGTGGCTGGCGGAGGTTTTAAGCCAGGCATCGATTACGGAGAGACTGACGATTACTGCTATAATATCGTGAAAGATCCGGTGCATATTAACGATCTCAACGCCAGTGTGCTGCACTGTCTGGGCATCGACCATAATCGCTTTTCCGTGAAATATCAGGGGCTCGATCTCAAACTCACCGGTGTCGATGGTGCCCAGGTCGTCAAAGGATTGCTGTCTTAG
- a CDS encoding prolyl oligopeptidase family serine peptidase, with product MMLRCRPWSMLLVLVFCSWPGAFSLAQKAVPLTIEQRQTFDQELQTLQESLEALHDRPASDIADASIFSKGLQWALQYDQQFSPRDIALMKQAIVRGKQRIEALDANKKPWSTRKGKLALGYVSAVDNSVQPYGVIVPENYDPAQPIRLDVVLHGSTRPVGMSELRFIARFDEGDEKRSSAPDKPYIELHPLGRVENCYRWAGETDVFEAIEDVSHRYNIDRRRIVLRGMSMGASGTWHLGLKHPDFFVAIGPYCGYVDTHHFSETPLKNFVKVGPLPPHQELGLHMLDSIDYAANAGVVPAIACIGEKDVFFQAHVLMVKAMQQEGLTMVNLISPGTGHVIDPVTHAEQMRRIGLYVDKGLDRQPQQLRFVTWTLKYNRCHWLEVLGLQQHYAKAVIAAHLRDDEIDITELQNITRFAIDISRLSTVPQKLRIGKTELSLSPANTTRTRKIVIERKENVWSLADRKGKSPLTGKRPGLQGPIDDAFSSPFLCVRGTGQPWNAAVQAYSNASLKRFADEWQHYFRGELPIKNDTDVTDEDIRTRNLILFGDPGSNSLIAKVLPDLPLEWTREKLRLGNQEYPADKHVPALIAPNPLAGENRRYVVLNSGHTFREAELAKLNYLLFPRWGDWAVLQIDPSYTGSTPIKENVLHAGYFDEQWK from the coding sequence ATGATGCTGCGCTGTCGTCCTTGGAGTATGCTGCTGGTTCTTGTTTTCTGCTCGTGGCCGGGCGCGTTCAGTCTTGCCCAGAAGGCCGTACCACTGACGATCGAACAGCGGCAGACCTTCGATCAGGAACTGCAGACGCTACAGGAGTCGCTGGAAGCGTTACATGATCGACCTGCGAGCGACATCGCAGATGCCTCGATTTTCTCCAAGGGTTTGCAGTGGGCACTGCAGTACGATCAACAGTTTTCGCCGCGAGATATCGCTTTAATGAAACAGGCAATCGTACGCGGCAAACAACGCATCGAAGCATTAGACGCCAACAAAAAACCGTGGAGTACCCGCAAGGGCAAGCTGGCGTTAGGTTACGTTTCTGCGGTGGACAACTCGGTGCAGCCGTATGGCGTGATTGTGCCTGAAAACTACGACCCCGCACAACCAATCCGGCTCGACGTGGTTTTACACGGCAGCACGCGTCCCGTCGGCATGAGCGAGTTACGGTTCATCGCCCGGTTTGATGAAGGTGACGAAAAACGGTCCTCTGCTCCCGATAAGCCTTACATCGAACTGCATCCGCTGGGCCGTGTGGAGAACTGTTATCGCTGGGCCGGAGAGACAGACGTGTTCGAAGCTATTGAGGACGTCAGTCATCGTTATAACATCGACCGTCGCCGGATCGTCCTGCGTGGCATGTCGATGGGGGCTTCCGGGACCTGGCACCTTGGTTTAAAACACCCGGACTTTTTTGTGGCAATCGGACCTTACTGCGGTTATGTCGATACACATCATTTTTCAGAAACGCCGCTGAAAAACTTCGTCAAAGTAGGCCCCCTGCCGCCGCATCAGGAACTGGGGCTGCATATGCTCGATTCCATTGACTACGCGGCCAATGCCGGTGTCGTCCCGGCCATCGCGTGCATTGGCGAAAAAGATGTCTTCTTCCAGGCACACGTGCTGATGGTGAAGGCCATGCAGCAGGAAGGGCTCACGATGGTGAACCTCATCTCGCCGGGCACCGGGCACGTCATTGATCCGGTCACACATGCCGAGCAGATGCGGCGGATCGGTTTGTATGTCGACAAGGGGCTCGACAGGCAACCACAACAACTGCGGTTCGTCACCTGGACTCTCAAATACAATCGCTGCCACTGGCTGGAAGTGCTTGGTTTACAGCAGCATTATGCGAAGGCTGTGATTGCTGCTCATTTACGTGACGATGAGATTGATATCACGGAACTGCAAAACATTACCCGCTTCGCGATCGATATATCACGTCTGTCGACAGTACCGCAGAAACTGCGTATCGGTAAAACGGAACTTTCACTCTCGCCTGCAAATACAACCCGAACCCGGAAAATTGTGATCGAGCGGAAGGAAAACGTCTGGTCGCTTGCGGACAGAAAGGGTAAATCGCCGCTCACAGGCAAACGCCCCGGTTTGCAGGGGCCGATTGACGATGCGTTTTCGTCGCCGTTTCTTTGCGTACGTGGAACAGGACAACCATGGAACGCAGCCGTACAGGCTTATTCCAATGCCAGTCTGAAGCGATTCGCCGACGAGTGGCAGCACTACTTTCGCGGCGAACTCCCCATCAAAAACGACACGGACGTGACGGACGAAGATATTCGCACTCGAAATCTGATCCTCTTCGGCGATCCGGGCAGTAACAGTTTGATTGCGAAAGTCCTGCCCGATCTTCCTCTGGAATGGACCAGAGAAAAACTCCGGTTGGGGAATCAGGAGTACCCCGCAGATAAACACGTTCCCGCATTGATCGCGCCGAACCCACTCGCTGGTGAGAATCGTCGTTACGTGGTACTCAATAGTGGCCACACCTTTCGAGAAGCCGAGTTGGCAAAACTCAATTACCTGCTCTTCCCGCGCTGGGGCGACTGGGCTGTGCTGCAAATCGACCCGTCCTACACAGGTTCCACTCCAATCAAAGAGAACGTGCTCCACGCCGGTTACTTTGACGAACAATGGAAGTAG